The proteins below come from a single Benincasa hispida cultivar B227 chromosome 4, ASM972705v1, whole genome shotgun sequence genomic window:
- the LOC120076156 gene encoding secreted RxLR effector protein 161-like: MAEFETTDLGLMHYFLSIEVIQSVARIFINQKKYAPEILDRFQMENCNLATTPVEPNLKLTKDHEGNKVNSTLYKQMVGSLMYLIATRPDIMYVVSLISKFMESPIELHLLAAKRILCYLKGTPGLGILYQKREKLNIVGFSNSDYARDLNDGKSTSGYVFMLGSKAISWFSKKQPIFTLSTNEAELVVATSCACQAIWLRNILENCIIGKKKHLSFIVITHQ; encoded by the coding sequence ATGGCAGAGTTTGAAACGACAGATCTAGGGCTGATGCATTATTTTCTCAGCATTGAGGTAATACAATCAGTAGCGAGAATTTTCATCAATCAGAAGAAATATGCACCGGAGATCTTGGACAGATTTCAAATGGAGAATTGCAACTTAGCCACAACTCCAGTTGAACCCAATTTGAAGCTCACAAAGGACCATGAAGGAAATAAGGTCAACAGTACTCTCTATAAGCAAATGgttggaagcttgatgtacttaATAGCTACAAGGCctgatattatgtatgttgTAAGTTTAATTAGCAAGTTTATGGAATCTCCAATTGAGCTTCATCTCCTTGCTGCCAAAAGAATCTTATGTTACTTAAAAGGGACTCCTGGTCTTGGCATACTTtatcaaaaaagagaaaaactaaACATTGTTGGTTTTAGCAATAGTGATTATGCAAGAGATTTAAATGATGGAAAGAGTACTTCAGGGTATGTTTTCATGCTTGGTTCAAAAGCTATCTCATGGTTTTCCAAGAAACAACCAATTTTCACATTATCTACCAATGAAGCTGAACTTGTAGTAGCAACATCATGTGCATGTCAAGCCATTTGGTTGAGGAACATTCTTGAGAATTGCATTATAGGCAAGAAGAAGCATCTATCATTCATTGTGATAACACATCAATAA